The genomic interval CCAAACCTGTTAAGAGCTTTGGATGATCAAAATTCCTTTGATCACATTTCACTGATATGTGTCAGGATAAATCTTTGAGGAATTTTTTTGTGAAGTAGTACTGAGTGAAATGGTACattgataagaaaaaaatgatttcttaTTGTAAGGAGAAGTATTCAGAGACGTGCATTTGATTTAAGTTGGCTTTTCTGTAGTACCATGCAGATAGTCCCTTTTACATTCATTATTTTGACcctttttcagaaataaaaagtttaaaaaatattcattattttatttggaaataattgAGATTCATTGGAACAGAGGCCCCATGTATATAGGCTTCTAATTGAAACCTTAATTGTTTCATCaaacttcctttattttaaatGTGCTCCTTCCTCATTTTAGTAAAAATTATGTAACTTTAGAAGAAAAAGTCTGGATTGTGAAATTGGGAACAAATTACCCTGTCAAAAAGAAACTACTAAAGTTgaagtaataaaaaaagaaaaagaaaataagcattgCATGTAATGTTAACTttcaggtttttattttattatggccTGGAAGTTGATAAGAATTGCACAAAATTATCTCCCAAACTTCAGACTCGTCCTTTACTCCTGATTTATCTTCATCATGAATGTTATTGGCTCATTTCTGCCGAAATTGAAGAATGACGCAGAGGTGACAGAGCTGAAGTATGACTTATCGTGTGAACTCTACAGGATGTCTACATATTCCACTTTTCCATCGAATGTACCAGTATCTGAAAGGAGTCTTGCTCGAGCTGGTTTCTATTACACCGGTCTGAAAGACAAAGTGAAATGTTACAATTGTGGCTTAATGTTGGATAACTGGAAAAAAGGGGACAGTGCCATGGAGAAGCATAAACAACTCTATCCCAGTTGCAGTTTTGTTCAGAGTCTGACTTCAATGACTAGCCTTGGATCCTCGTTTCGTTCTGCTTTCTCCCCTCCAGCTACCTCTGGACTTAACTTTTCACCTGCTTCAATGCAAGCCTTAAGTTTGGGTCAAGTTGGGTATTACAGTGAAAGCTTTTCCAGTTTTCCTCATAACCCAGTGACATCTGGAGCAGTAGAAGACCTGTCACTTTTGAGGCCAAAGGCTTTCAACCCTATGATGAGCACGGAAGAAAGCAGATTACTCACTTTCAAGACATGGCCCCTGACATTTTTGTCCCCAACATCTTTAGCCAAAGCCGGGTTTTATTATGTAGGACCTTCAGACAGGGTGGCTTGTTTTGCCTGtggtggtcagttgagtaattgGGAACCAAAGGACAATGCTATATCAGAACATCAAAGGCATTTTCCAAACTGTCCTTTTGTGGAACAAATCCAAAACAGTTTGACTGGCTTTAATTCGGGCATGCAAAACTGCATAGGCCGTTTCAGAACTTTCAAAACTTGGCCAGTGACAGTTCCAGTTCACCCACAGCAACTGGCAGATGCTGGCTTCTATTACGTGGGTAAGAACTTGTTCTTTCATGTTTTGGATTTCATCTGATTTTTCAACAGTTTACATTTTTTACTGTTGGTCATTCTGTCTAATTTACTTCATGAAATGTTTGTTGTTAAGGTCGCAATGATGATGTCAAATGCTTCAGTTGTGACGGTGGACTCAGGTGTTGGGAGACTGGGGATGATCCATGGGTGGAGCATGCTAAATGGTTTCCAAGGtatccttcattttttttcaaatgtaataACAAAGAGGTTATTGTAATACTTTTGtcccattgaaagcagaactgTGTCTCTGAAAAGGATTCCTCAGTGAGATCTATTTGTCAGGGAACATTGCTATTCAGGAAATGGATCCAAAGTTTTGGAGAGCACCTGGAATTATTAGCTGTCATAACTTGCATAGAACTGAACTTCAAGCTGGTCAGAATTATCTGAAAACGTATCGAGATGTGGCTGCATATTATTCATTCAGTCACCTAGATACAGCTGCCATATATTGCTGGAGAAAAACGTACAGTTGCTTCACTCATTTGAAAAGAGGTTGTTCATACACAAGTTTTGGGTGTATTTGCACAGTCATAATAAAAACATGCTGGGAAATCTTATCTGCTTGCCTGGAGCATATTCTTAGCTGCTGTGGAAAGCAAGATATTGAATATTGATTCAAGAATAACAGCATTCTTACTCTAGTTATTTCAAAAGCTATTTTCAAAAGTTCTGTTGGGTTAAATAATACTTAAATTTTTAAAGAACACTAGATGCTAAAGTGCTTAAAAAGCTCTTTTACACAAGTTCTAATCAAGAATTGTAGTGATTGGATGGCATTCTGAATAACTGaagttagatttttttaaaaagtgatttcaaTGCAGGGAATGGAATAAATAACTCCTTTTGGCCATGGAATTGAACAAAACCTTAggaatgaataaaattttagctCACCATTCTAAGGCTGTGGGCCAAACAGCTCTTAAGATAGGGcttatacaaaaaaaaacccagttcttgATTTTCTAATACAATTGCATCTAATAAAGATTCCATTTGTAGTGGAGGTGTTTGGCATTAATACTTTTGGGATTATTTTGAGATGTAATAAACAGGATATAAATTGAATATGAAATAAAGACTACTATATACTTATTATCTGCCTCATAGATGGGATTGATTAGTTTTGGTTCTCTCAGTGTTTATTTGGGTAATAATGTTTTTCACATCTAAATTCCATTTTTGACAGCTTGACTGTATTTAATACTTCAGTGTATTTGTCCTGGGTAGGTTTTAATAAATATGTCTTTGGCCCACTAAGCAGAGCATTGTGGCTAATAAATATTCTTAAAAGAGCAGATATCCTGCATGTTAAAACTTAAGCTTGGTATACTTTTCTTCCAGTTGTGAATACCTGATTTATAGAAAGGGTTCAGAGTTTGTCCGCCAAGTTCAAGCAAGGTATCCTCATCTTCTTCAACAGGTATGCAAGTACTGTTGCATTTTCAATAATAGCATGCTTTTTCTTTTGCATAGTATACacacatttgttaagagaattaTCCTGTTTTCAAAATTGTATACTACCTTGAACTTTATCTCTTCAAACTGTGTTTACAAGAATAGGGTAAGCTCTGACAGGCAGTACTTGAGGTAGGAGGGAAGGTTTACACTTACAGCCCCTTTACTAATACTGTCTCTGGCAAGGACCACCGCCCTGTGGTTTTGTAAACGAACAGTGCAATCCATTTGTTTTCAAGCTTTAACCAAGACCACAGAGGCTGTGAAATAAAGCATAACGTGAAAACAGTTTGTTCCTAGACTGTTTTGATAAGAGTTAAAAAATTGAGCGATTAAAGGCTATAAATatgctgccaaattgcagcctgtaaaaaaagttttataaaatTGGATAAATAACATGCATGAGCTGTGTTGGCTGTTGTGGACAAGCAGTAAAATTAACATTTGACTTGCGACTGGtcgcttagcaactgtttgaagtgacATAGACCTCCCCAGAGTTATTGCAACCCAGATTCAAAATTTCTGTttcactcccccccacccctgtgaTTGTatgtgggtgcttggcaactgctctgtgtttgcagcatcctgtggtcacatgactgatttatcatcgggggggggggttgtttcctGGAAACTGGTATTTATTTCtgatttcagcaaaaaaaaatgcccatGATGGACAATGATTCACATAAAGGCCTCTGTGATTCACTAACAACTGAAGCTGAAAAGATCTTAAAATCCCatggtgacctgcttaatgactagcatgacttatgaccataattcagaGCTCAGTTATGATCATAACTATCTGTACCTGATTAATTTTGACCATTGTTGCACAAACAGAAACATTCTATGAGCTAGGATCAAGTGCAGTGTAGCATTTTAATCAAGAGTACATGCAGATATTTAGGGTGAAAGTTCACCAGTTCCCCCACTTAGTGGCACCCAGATAATTTGGCACTACAGCCTGTGGACAGTTCTCAAATGTTACAGCTTCAATCTACCCGGTGGAGTCGTATTGAGAAAGATTGGTTAAATGTATTACTGTTAGCAAACTGTGTGAACAATGGATCTTTTCAAAAAGCAAACATCttctaaaaatctttttttttgtctgtgttgTAGTTGTTATCCACTGCAGATACACCTGTAGAAGAAAATACAGATGTACCAAGtaggtattttaatttgtttattttgttcctTTGGGTTAGAGTTGACTCTTGGTGATTACCTGGATTGGTCCCTAGAGTTTTTCAGACAGTTTTCCACTGCCTCCCTCCTAAgactaagagagaatgactgacccagGTTTACCCAGCTGGTTTTGCGGCAAGGCACGACTATAATGTCAGAACTCCTCATTTTCTAGCCTATTCCTTGTAACAGCTATGCCAAACTGGCTCTTGTCAGAATTGATTGATAGCTTTTATAAAATTGGCATGGGAATGTAGCACTCAGATATCAACACATTTATCCTTGATGGTCTGTAGCAATTTGGTTTTGTTATTGTTAACTAAGTTAGTAAGGCATTTTGTCATGGTTTTTAAGTCAAAACATTCCTGAAGctgaccattcaaatttaaatttaatcaaaAACATACAATTTTACAATAAAGTCAAGTTGTGCTATAAAACATAAGTGAAAATTAAGTGAAAGTGCTTGCTTAAAATTTCCATAGGTATCCAGACCTTTTTAAATCACCAAAGCCCTCTGGTGGTGAATAtggttataatttttttttctaaattaccATGAGTTGTCAATATTTCTTCTAGAATAAAAAATCTACTGAGGAGGCTAAGTTTAAACCTTAAAGCAAGTGATATAATTTAGTAATGtacaaggtaaagataaaggttcccctcgcacataagtgctagtcattacCGACTCTAGGTGAcggtgctcatatctgtttcaaagccgaagcgtCAGCTCTGTCTGATGACaattctgtgatcatgtggccgacatgactaaatactgaaaacacatggaatgctgttactttctcaccaaaggtggtccctatttttctacttggatttttacatgctttcgaactgctaggttggcaaaagctggagcAAGTAgcaagagctcactccattacacggcgctagggattcgaactgccgacctttctgatctacaaactGAGcgccttagccattgagccaccgtgttcTCGTCAGTAGTGTATATATGAATTTGAGGCAttgtctatatcagtgtttctcaaccttggcaacttgaagatgtctggacttcaactcccagaattccccagccagcgaatgctggctggggaattctgggagttgaagtccagacatcttcaagttgccaaggttgagaaacactggtctatatggCTTTTTCAAGCAGTGGGACTAATGAAGCTGACATGACGAGGGAGAATAGGGAATAGCAAACTAAATTGACTGAAACTCAGAAAATGGCATCTTCATATACTCACATTCTGTGATTGACGAATGTAGCTGGAATACATATGCCGCTTTTTAGGAAACAGATCTTGGTTTTGCATTATCTTAGGTGTGGGATCCAGTACAGAAGTGATTCTTTTTCATTGGactgatttttaattattttgatattttgataaGTTACTGATATTTCAAGAACTAATGCTAGAATGTTTTCCTCTGAATAGTTATCCGTTTTGAACCCGGTGAAAATACCTCAGAAGATGCCAGGATCATGAAAACACCCATGGTTGAAGCTGTTTTGGAGATGGGATTCAGCAGAAGACTGGTCAAACAAACCATTCAGAGTAAAATCTTAACAACAGGGGAGAATTACAGAACAGTAAACGATCTTGTCTCTGACCTTATTAGTGccgaagaggagaagaaggaagaggagaaggaagatccACCAGAAAAAATAACATCAGGTATATAAAAAGTTTCATGGCTTCAGTTAGATGAATTCTGCTTCTTGAGTCAAAGACCCCCTTTTTCCTTCTTGGATGGGGCATTTTCAGAGTCTAATGAACTCCGATAACTAGAGAGACGACAGCATTTTCATTCAAAGCTATTTGCATTAGCCACCAATATTGGAGAGCCAGAGTAGATAGAAGACCCTCAAAATAAATTAAGTCAATCTGTtagatctagaaagagtgcagagaggagcaataaagatgattaagggactggaggctaaaaaaacacaaagaacggttgctggaattgggtatgtcaagtttgatgaaaagaaggactaggggtgacatgatagcagtgttctgatatctcagggtttgccacaaagaagagggagtcaaactattctccaaagcacctgatggtagcaatggatggaaactaatcaaggagagaagccacttggaactaaggagaaatttcctgacagttagaacaattaatcagtggaacaacttgactccagaagttgtgaatgccccaacactggaagtctttaagaagatgttagataaccatttgtctgaagtggtgtggggtttcctgcctaagcatggggttggactagaagacttccaaggtcccttccaactctgttattctattctaaatatttagATGAGCCTCAACGGAGATCAGATCAGATTCAAAGCTTAACAGTGTGAAAGCACCCTGGAGCACATATAACAAGTCACCTTAAGAATTttgtttgcattattttcaaaggGACCCTCTTACTGTATTTACAAACCTGCATGTCATAGCTACAGTATCTCAAGACTTTCTCCTGTAAATCTTAATAGTTGCCAGGACATGTTTGTTACCATTGTGACTCACCAAATAAAGTAGCATTTGTGAAACTTTTACCTATATTATATCTGTTCTTTTTCCAAGGTATTatggcagaggaaaaaaaaatccatagagCTTTTAAAGGGCTTAGCCTGATTAATATAGATGCTGTCAGTTTTCTAAAGCATATGCATATAATGGAGCCTCTTGACAACACAGTTGCTATAGTTTTGTGATGACTGAATACAAGGCAGTTTCTCATATACAAAGGGCAAAATAACTTCTCAAGCCAACTTAGGACGTTACAAGAATGGCTGTATTGTTTACATGCACTGGAGCCAAAATAGGGTTATTTGCTATTTTGGGGGAGGATGGTGTGAAACACTGTCGCTGACAAAACCTACAGTAATTAATttgtataaaaaatggaaaattatcAGTGCCGTTCAGTAGTtggatatatttatataatatattgatcaTGTCATTCCTATCTGTCGGTTTCACCAGTACGCTAAATGCTATGCTGTTATGCTAATTGATGTGCCATTGTAGGAGTCCTCTTTTTAAAGTAAATTGGAGTTTGAATTTAAAAATGGTGTTAAAAAGTTCCTTTGAACAAAGGTGGTAGATCTCTTGGATTTTGTGAATCTGGGAAGCTTATGTTTTTATgaggtaaaaaaagaaatcccatgtttccccgaaaatgagacagggtcttattttcttttgacccctgaaataagtggttggccttatttttggggaggtcttatttttgaggtgcaggatcagcaagtgtggtcacctcatggctgctggtgtgttgcgctgctgcaacagcacaacacagctGTTCAACAgctgtttgcccctgaggctgtgcacACGCTTTTAGCCATGCTTCCCAGTAACAAGAGGAAATGGCGGAGACCGGCTGCACATGCGTTAAAATATTTTCCGGGAAGGGCttgttttagtgcatgcgctcaaaagcctgattgggcttattatcctggtaggtcttatttttgggaaaacaaggTACTGCATTATATTCATGATGCCCCCATTATGCCCTTCCCCTGAATGAGTTGGGAAATGTccatttttactcacattttctgcTAAAACTGCTAATAGAAAAGTCTGCCCTGTGTCATCTTTTCGTTTATTATATTTCAGATCTGGCCTTAATCAGAAAGAATCGAATGGCATTGTTTCAGCGCTTGACATGTACGCTTCCTATCCTGGAAAGTTTATTAAGTTCCAAAGTAATAAGTGACCAGGAACACCAAGTTATTAAACAAAAAACCCAGACATCTTTGCAAGCTAGAGAACTGATTGACACCATCTTGGTGAAAGGAAATTCTGCAGCAGACATATTCAGAAATTGTTTACAGGAGTGTGATCCTGCATTATACAAGGATTTGTTTGGTGAGTTTCTTAGATACATGCTTTGAATTGTCTTTTTCTTGAGAATTTGTAACTCTGGTCTACTGTAAATCCCAACTATAATGGATTTATGAGTTCTTCATAGGTAAGAATTGCAAACAGTTTTCTTCCTCTTATATGAAATAGATAATGCAGAGGAAATTCTGTTGATTCCACTTCCCAAAAGCCATTTGCTGTTATGCTAATAATTGTTAATCGGTGGAGATGGGGTGTGTGTTAACTGCATTCTAATGAATTTGAGGTAATTTGTTACTTGATCTAACAATATTTAACTTACTTTCTTTAGTGGAGAAGAATATGACATACATTCCAACGGAAGATGTTTCAggtaaataatttattaaatagaCGTGAATGGTATATGGAATATAAGGATTGCAATGTTTTTAAGAACAGGTTACGCTGAAATAGCTCATAATAGGAATTACGAATGTTTATAAAACTGAGCTGGCTTAATATTTTGAGTATTTCAAAATTTAGTTTGATAAGATGGATGCATCTTATCAAGATTGGGAAATCTTTGGGCCTGAAATAGaatattcttcctttcttcaatAGTGTCTCAACTATTGAGTTGGTGATAGGAACCAATCTGGGTCAGTGACACATTCTGATGGGGGAGAAgttctctgaggatgggctccagcacaagcctGAAAACTCAGGAGACAAAACCAATTATCCCGGTgaacgacccagattggatcctgcaacattatcctgggacatgtatatttgctttcattcataAATTCATGGATTTAGGGAAGAGGAAAGGCTGCGAATGTCAAGGAAGTGAGGAATGCCTTTATTAAAACAACGGATAGGTCAAAATGTTGTTTTGGTATAGATAATAAAAGAGTATTTAATTGCAGGTTTACCCATGGAAGAACAACTGAGACGATTGCAAGAGGAGAgaacttgcaaagtctgcatggACAAAGAAGTGTCCATTGTCTTCATCCCCTGTGGCCATTTGGTTGTTTGCAAGGAATGTGCTCCTTCCCTTAGAAAGTGCCCTATATGCCGAGGAACCATCAAGGGTACCGTGCGGACATTTCTTTCGTGAAGAAGATCAACCatgctggttttttcccccccaaggaTACATTTTCATGCTTCCTGAACAACACTAAGCTAATTCACAACATCCTGACATTTCAAGTATCTGCAAAATGCAATCCAAACTGCAGCTCAATGTTCTGATGAAGATGACAAAGTGGATGGCTTGTGAGGTCAATTATCTCTGAAGTGACTATATTTGGTGATCTGGAGAGACTGGGCCTTTTTGGGACATGATTTCATAATGGTTTGGAGTGACATAAAGAGTGAATGGTGATTCACATATTCAGGTTTGCTACTGTTAAGTAAAAGAAGCTGTTGAGagtttggtggcgcagtggttacagtgcagtactgcaggctatatCTGCTGCctcccggctgcctgcaatttggcagatcaattcttaccaggctcaaggtccactcagccttccatccgtccgaggttggtaaaatgaggacccagatggttgggggcaataggctgactctctaaaccatttagagagggctgtaaagtggtatataagtcttaagtgctattgctatttatgattTGAAAAGTGTGGAAAGATTGCTTAGTGTAACTTGTTGGCCAGttgagaatatattttatttaccaTAAATAAAACTTTGTTGTGATTGAAACAAACATTGTGGGTCTGTTGTATCTATATTCATCGTAGAATACTTGAGTAACTACAGAGGTAACTATGTGTCATAATTTATAAGCATTTTGAAATAGTATTAAATACCTTAGTGAAGTTAAGCAATGTTGCCAGGTATTatgcagaacattttttaaacttgatttgcaaattattattatgttcagtagattacaggtggtcctc from Thamnophis elegans isolate rThaEle1 chromosome 6, rThaEle1.pri, whole genome shotgun sequence carries:
- the LOC116509989 gene encoding inhibitor of apoptosis protein-like translates to MNVIGSFLPKLKNDAEVTELKYDLSCELYRMSTYSTFPSNVPVSERSLARAGFYYTGLKDKVKCYNCGLMLDNWKKGDSAMEKHKQLYPSCSFVQSLTSMTSLGSSFRSAFSPPATSGLNFSPASMQALSLGQVGYYSESFSSFPHNPVTSGAVEDLSLLRPKAFNPMMSTEESRLLTFKTWPLTFLSPTSLAKAGFYYVGPSDRVACFACGGQLSNWEPKDNAISEHQRHFPNCPFVEQIQNSLTGFNSGMQNCIGRFRTFKTWPVTVPVHPQQLADAGFYYVGRNDDVKCFSCDGGLRCWETGDDPWVEHAKWFPSCEYLIYRKGSEFVRQVQARYPHLLQQLLSTADTPVEENTDVPIIRFEPGENTSEDARIMKTPMVEAVLEMGFSRRLVKQTIQSKILTTGENYRTVNDLVSDLISAEEEKKEEEKEDPPEKITSDLALIRKNRMALFQRLTCTLPILESLLSSKVISDQEHQVIKQKTQTSLQARELIDTILVKGNSAADIFRNCLQECDPALYKDLFVEKNMTYIPTEDVSGLPMEEQLRRLQEERTCKVCMDKEVSIVFIPCGHLVVCKECAPSLRKCPICRGTIKGTVRTFLS